One region of Hoeflea sp. 108 genomic DNA includes:
- a CDS encoding ester cyclase, translating into MLNPTPAKAVVRAYVEAMNSGDFASLTSLFAPEAVIHGVLGHGSLEVALPIWRELHECLAMRLEITDMAEEGESVVVRFRETGKSIAPFRGMPATGKSFEVTAIEWFTVVDGRIVERWGVRDSSVQARQLGWSA; encoded by the coding sequence ATGCTGAACCCCACACCCGCCAAGGCTGTCGTGCGCGCTTATGTCGAGGCGATGAACTCAGGCGATTTCGCGTCCTTGACCTCGTTGTTCGCGCCCGAGGCCGTCATCCATGGGGTGCTTGGCCATGGTTCGCTCGAGGTCGCCCTGCCCATCTGGCGCGAGCTGCACGAGTGCCTGGCCATGCGCCTCGAGATCACCGACATGGCCGAGGAGGGCGAAAGCGTCGTCGTCCGCTTCCGCGAGACCGGCAAGTCGATCGCGCCGTTCCGCGGCATGCCGGCCACCGGCAAGAGCTTCGAGGTGACAGCCATCGAATGGTTCACTGTCGTCGATGGCCGCATCGTCGAGCGCTGGGGCGTGCGCGACAGTAGCGTCCAGGCCCGCCAGCTCGGCTGGAGCGCCTGA
- a CDS encoding LysR family transcriptional regulator: MFDWNDLRYLIATARHGSTLKAAGALGVNQTTVARRIKALEDALGIGLFHRRQSGYSVTGEGRAVLDLARATEEAAARLEERVEARKRTLSGKVRITGTELTARLLLAPAISRLRATYPEIATEIIATDKRLDLGKGEADIALRAGGADERDDIVRRRLPDSVWAIYMARSLAETSGMPENEADIARFPVVAGEGAIAVAGPVALLERQADPVRIALRSNSLPGLLAAAEAGLGLAALPAVAVHGSTLLVRCEALGSFPSPFWMCWHESRRNDPLIRSVADLLVAEITAKQALISRAITKM, from the coding sequence ATGTTCGACTGGAACGACCTGCGCTACCTGATCGCCACTGCCCGCCACGGCTCGACGCTGAAGGCTGCCGGCGCGCTCGGCGTCAACCAGACCACGGTCGCCAGGCGCATCAAGGCGCTTGAGGACGCGCTCGGCATCGGGCTATTCCATCGCAGGCAGTCGGGCTACAGCGTGACCGGCGAAGGGCGCGCCGTGCTCGACCTCGCCCGCGCCACGGAGGAGGCCGCGGCAAGGCTGGAAGAGAGGGTAGAAGCACGCAAGCGCACGCTGTCGGGCAAGGTCAGGATCACCGGTACGGAGCTGACCGCGCGCCTGTTGCTGGCGCCGGCGATTTCGCGGCTGCGCGCGACCTATCCTGAAATCGCTACCGAGATCATCGCCACCGACAAAAGGCTCGACCTCGGCAAGGGCGAAGCCGACATCGCGCTTCGCGCCGGCGGCGCCGACGAGCGCGACGACATCGTCAGGCGCAGGCTGCCGGACTCCGTGTGGGCGATCTACATGGCGAGATCGCTGGCCGAGACCTCAGGGATGCCAGAGAACGAGGCCGACATCGCCCGCTTTCCCGTCGTTGCCGGCGAAGGCGCCATCGCTGTCGCGGGACCTGTAGCGCTGCTGGAAAGGCAAGCCGACCCGGTACGGATCGCGCTGCGGTCCAACTCGCTGCCCGGGCTTTTGGCCGCTGCCGAGGCCGGTCTCGGGCTCGCCGCGCTGCCGGCGGTGGCGGTGCATGGTTCGACCCTTCTCGTGCGCTGCGAAGCGCTCGGCAGCTTTCCGAGCCCGTTCTGGATGTGCTGGCACGAAAGCCGGCGCAACGACCCGCTGATCCGGTCGGTGGCGGATTTGCTGGTGGCCGAGATCACCGCCAAGCAGGCGCTGATCAGCAGGGCGATTACCAAGATGTGA
- a CDS encoding NADPH-dependent FMN reductase has protein sequence MKHQLNIVVASTRPGRVGPVFARWLEAYACEHGKFEPVITDIEAFGLPIFDEPKHPRLGQYENEHTKKWSEAIKAGDAFVFVTPEYNFFAAPALVNAVNYLAREWNYKPAGFLSYGGVSAGLRAVQSEKMLLTTLKIMPIPEAIAIPAFAQHLDEGGEFKANDLVKDSARTMLDELHRWSEALKPLRAA, from the coding sequence TTGAAACACCAGCTCAACATCGTCGTGGCCAGCACCCGCCCCGGCCGCGTCGGACCCGTTTTCGCCCGTTGGCTCGAAGCCTATGCATGTGAACACGGCAAATTCGAACCCGTCATCACCGACATCGAGGCATTCGGCCTGCCGATCTTCGACGAACCCAAGCATCCGCGTCTCGGCCAGTACGAGAACGAACACACCAAGAAGTGGTCCGAGGCGATCAAGGCCGGCGACGCCTTCGTGTTCGTGACGCCGGAGTACAATTTCTTCGCGGCGCCCGCACTGGTGAACGCCGTCAACTACCTGGCGCGCGAGTGGAACTACAAGCCGGCCGGCTTCCTGAGCTATGGCGGCGTCTCGGCCGGCCTGCGTGCCGTGCAGTCGGAAAAGATGCTTTTGACGACGCTGAAGATCATGCCGATCCCCGAGGCGATCGCGATCCCGGCCTTTGCCCAGCACCTCGACGAGGGCGGCGAATTCAAGGCCAACGACCTGGTCAAGGACAGCGCCAGGACGATGCTGGACGAGCTGCACCGCTGGAGCGAAGCGCTGAAGCCGCTGCGCGCCGCCTGA